A window of Sphingorhabdus lacus contains these coding sequences:
- a CDS encoding MFS transporter produces the protein MTTKEIHPLAIADFRFYWLARFTAVLATMGMVVVIGYQAYDIARSDYGMSIREASLQLGLLGLFQFVPLALLTPVAGWAADRWERRTVARVANSIDMLVALALGWFTYSDTLTLPLLFVFAALHGVARVFVGPSMSAIAPNIVPPTSLPRAIAMSSIAWQVGSVFGPAAGGLLFATNPSTPYWVSAALLLLASTSLSFVKPVYPPPMERKVHPVRQMIDGIRYTWSERFLLGAITLDLFAVLLAGATALLPVYARDILQVGPDGLGQLRAAPAIGASLVALLLTFRPLRHNVGSKMLWAVVVFGLATIGFGLSHEIGTHVFGDGRIAALNMGAGMAVALIMLILLGASDMLSVYVRSSLVQLNTPDDMRGRVSSVSGLAISASNELGELQSGVAAALLGPVGAVVFGGAGAIIVTGAWAWLFPELKNARTFEPQYRGKSP, from the coding sequence ATGACCACCAAAGAAATCCATCCTCTCGCGATAGCTGATTTCCGCTTTTACTGGCTGGCACGCTTTACGGCGGTGCTTGCTACGATGGGGATGGTCGTCGTGATCGGCTATCAGGCCTATGACATTGCGCGCAGCGATTACGGCATGTCGATCCGTGAAGCTTCGCTGCAGTTAGGGTTACTCGGGCTATTCCAATTTGTACCTTTGGCACTTCTGACACCCGTCGCCGGTTGGGCAGCGGACCGATGGGAACGTCGTACCGTGGCGCGAGTTGCCAATTCCATCGACATGCTTGTGGCGTTGGCCTTGGGTTGGTTCACCTACAGCGACACCCTGACATTACCCCTGCTCTTTGTATTCGCAGCGTTGCATGGGGTTGCGCGGGTGTTTGTTGGCCCGTCTATGTCGGCAATTGCGCCCAATATCGTACCGCCCACTTCCCTGCCCCGTGCGATCGCAATGAGCTCTATTGCTTGGCAGGTCGGATCGGTCTTCGGCCCCGCTGCCGGAGGGCTTCTTTTTGCGACAAATCCGTCTACGCCTTATTGGGTCTCCGCCGCATTGTTATTGCTGGCCTCGACCAGCCTCAGTTTCGTGAAGCCGGTGTATCCGCCTCCCATGGAGCGCAAGGTTCATCCGGTGCGGCAAATGATCGATGGCATACGTTATACCTGGTCGGAACGCTTTTTGCTGGGGGCGATAACACTTGATCTGTTTGCCGTGCTGTTGGCAGGGGCAACCGCGCTTTTGCCCGTATATGCCCGCGACATCTTGCAGGTCGGGCCCGATGGGCTCGGCCAACTGAGAGCCGCACCGGCCATAGGCGCTTCGCTTGTTGCACTGCTCCTGACCTTTCGCCCTTTGCGTCACAATGTCGGTAGCAAAATGCTGTGGGCCGTTGTGGTTTTTGGATTGGCGACAATCGGGTTTGGATTGAGTCACGAGATCGGCACGCATGTCTTCGGCGATGGCCGGATCGCTGCGTTGAATATGGGCGCTGGCATGGCTGTGGCGCTCATCATGCTTATCCTGCTTGGCGCTTCCGACATGCTCTCGGTATATGTCCGCTCGTCCTTGGTGCAATTGAACACACCCGACGATATGCGAGGGCGTGTGAGTTCAGTATCAGGCCTCGCCATTTCCGCATCTAACGAATTGGGCGAGTTACAGTCCGGTGTTGCGGCGGCTCTGCTTGGTCCAGTCGGTGCGGTTGTTTTTGGCGGAGCAGGTGCCATAATAGTAACAGGCGCTTGGGCGTGGCTATTTCCAGAGCTCAAAAATGCCCGAACATTTGAACCGCAATATAGAGGAAAAAGTCCATGA
- a CDS encoding aspartyl/asparaginyl beta-hydroxylase domain-containing protein: MRDQSQSLADEARGALQRRDGHTARRLLLEIDEQERPWLMLAQASNMIGDTETEEAALQAQLKLNSRDIPALILTAELKARLGDDRAASAFFQAALNQASSQSDIPIALRPMLQRAENFVVESQKRFEQHLLDSLQKSGVAGEARIQNAIDLLLGKKQLYLQEPSSFYFPGLPQKQFYERSEFDWIGEIEAKIPAMRAELVSVLSDGQDFAPYVESSGDRPHAANPLINDPSWGAYYFWKSGEIVEEHATRCPTTMAALELAPMPRIDKRSPIALWSLLKPGTHIKPHHGLLNTRLICHIPLIIPENCALRVGSETRAWKDGQALIFDDSIEHEAWNRSKETRVVLLFEVWRPEISVAEREALTALFETINLYQGVPEEI, translated from the coding sequence ATGCGCGATCAAAGCCAATCTTTAGCGGACGAAGCCCGCGGTGCATTGCAGCGGCGAGATGGACATACCGCGCGCAGGCTCCTTTTGGAAATCGACGAACAAGAGCGGCCTTGGCTGATGCTTGCGCAAGCCAGTAATATGATCGGCGATACCGAAACGGAAGAAGCCGCCCTTCAAGCGCAATTGAAATTGAATAGCCGTGACATACCCGCCCTCATTCTGACGGCGGAGTTGAAAGCACGGCTCGGCGACGACCGCGCAGCAAGTGCGTTCTTCCAAGCCGCGCTAAATCAGGCGTCTTCGCAAAGTGACATTCCCATAGCGTTGCGGCCAATGCTGCAACGTGCGGAAAATTTTGTGGTGGAGAGCCAAAAACGATTTGAGCAGCACTTGCTCGATAGCCTTCAGAAAAGCGGCGTCGCTGGCGAAGCGCGCATCCAAAATGCAATCGATCTTTTGTTGGGTAAGAAGCAGTTATATCTCCAGGAGCCCTCAAGCTTCTATTTTCCGGGCTTGCCTCAAAAACAATTTTACGAGCGGTCCGAATTTGACTGGATTGGCGAAATAGAAGCAAAAATCCCAGCGATGCGCGCCGAGTTGGTCTCGGTGTTATCCGACGGGCAAGATTTTGCACCCTATGTTGAATCAAGCGGTGACCGACCGCATGCCGCCAACCCCTTGATTAACGACCCGAGTTGGGGTGCCTATTATTTCTGGAAGAGCGGCGAAATTGTCGAAGAGCACGCAACGCGCTGTCCGACAACAATGGCCGCTTTAGAATTGGCACCGATGCCGCGGATCGACAAACGATCGCCCATTGCGCTTTGGTCTCTGTTAAAACCCGGCACCCATATCAAGCCCCACCACGGGTTGCTCAACACGCGCCTGATTTGCCACATCCCGCTCATCATACCGGAAAACTGTGCCTTACGTGTCGGGAGTGAAACGAGAGCATGGAAAGATGGCCAAGCACTCATATTCGATGACAGTATCGAACATGAAGCATGGAATCGCAGTAAGGAGACGCGGGTCGTATTGTTGTTTGAGGTTTGGCGACCGGAAATCAGTGTCGCTGAACGCGAAGCGCTGACCGCACTGTTCGAAACGATCAACCTCTACCAAGGTGTCCCCGAGGAAATCTGA